Proteins encoded by one window of Fusarium graminearum PH-1 chromosome 1, whole genome shotgun sequence:
- a CDS encoding vacuolar transporter chaperone 1: MSSQPLLQTTPGKRIALPTRVEPKVFFANERTFLSWLNFTVILGALAIGMLNFGDRVAFISAFLFTGVAMCTMVYALVTYHWRAQSIRMKGQAGFDDRFGPTVLAIILLLAVVVNFVLRITDKSKNHSN; this comes from the exons atgtcttctcagcctcttctccaGACCACCCCCG GCAAGCGCATCGCCCTGCCCACTCGCGTCGAGCCCAAGGTCTTCTTCGCCAACGAACGAACGTTCCTATCATGGCTCAACTTCACCGTTATCCTTGGTGCCCTTGCCATTGGTATGCTCAACTTCGGTGACAGAGTCGCATTCATCTCGGCATTCCTATTCACCGGCGTTGCTATGTGTACCATGGTATATGCACTTGTGACCTACCATTGGCGAGCCCAGTCTATACGTATGAAGGGACAGGCTGGTTTCGATGACCGTTTTGGTCCTACAGTTCTGGccatcatccttctcttggctGTCGTTGTCAACTTCGTCCTCCGAATCAccgacaagtccaagaaccACTCCAACTAG